The DNA sequence CTACCCGTCCTGCGCGGGCGTGATCGGCAAGACCAGCCCGTCCGGCAAACGCATCGACAGCGACAAGGATTTCGCCGCAGAATTGCTCGAACAGGAAAAGGTCGCCATCGTCTTCGGTGAGGCGTTCGGCCTGTCACCGGCCTTCCGCGTGTCCTATGCCACCTCCACCGAGGCGCTGCAGGAAGCCCTCACCCGGATCCAGCGCTTCTGCGCAAATCTGACATAGGCGCGTGACATAGGGAATTTCTATATCGGGTGTTCCACGTATTGATTTGAATGGAACTTTTCCCGTTCTTACGTGCTGCACAAGAGAGAAAAATGGAGATCCCTCATGCCTGTTGATATCGGTCTGAACGACGACGCCCGCAACACGTCTGCAGACGCCCTGCGCGTCCTGCTGGCGGAGACCTATGCGCTGTATTCCAAGACGCACGGCTACCACTGGAACGTGACCGGGCCGCGCTTCAACGCCCTGCACACCATGTTCGAGACCCAGTACAATGAATTGTGGCTGGCCCTCGACGAGATCGCCGAACGCATCCGCGCGCTGGGCCATTTTGCCCCCTCCTCTGCCGGAGAAATGGTCGATCGCGCCACGATCAAGCCGGACAATGGCATCCCGGATGCCGACACGATGGTGGAGAATCTGGTCAAGGGTCACGAGGCTGTCAGCCGCGCCGCCAAGGCCGGGCTGAAGATTGCCGAGGACAATGGCGATGCGGTCACCGCTGACCTGATGACCCAGCGCGCCGCCATTGCAGAGAAAACCGCCTGGATGCTGCGCGCCAATCTCTAGGGCCGCTCACCGGAAACGGCCGGTCTGGCCGTTTCTGTATATTGCACTGCACAACACTTGCCGTGTCACCCCCGCTTGACGGCTGCGGGGTGGCGCGGCAATCTTTCTTTTCGGTAAGAAAACGGGCTGGCAAACGCCCGCGCCGAAAGCCAAAAAAAAGGCCCGGCAGCGAATTAACGCGCCGGGCTTGTAAGTAGCGGGCCCCGTAGGGGGGAGGAAACGCCCAATCGGAGGAAGGATTGGGTTTAATGCCCGAGGCCCTTGGCATGCGTGGTAGATAGCCTCTCCCAGCCCGATTACAAGCAACGAGACAGCAAAGCTTTCATGCATATATGCATGAATGTCACATTTTCGACTAAGTGTGACGCATAGCAGGCCGGCGCAGGACTTCGGTCTCCGCCGTGATGAAATCGCGGAAGGCCGACACGCGCTTGGACCGGCGCAGATCGCTGGGATAGATGAAATACAAATCAAAGATCGGCCCCACCGTCTCCGGCAGCACTTTCACCAGCCGCGGCATGGTTCCGGCCATATAGTCCGGCACATCGGCAATCCCCAGCCCGGCATCGACCGCCCGCAGCATGGCGAAGACATTGTTCACCTTCAGCGCGGCCTGGCGCGGCGGGCTGTCATCGCGCCCCACCCGGCAGGCGAAGCTCATCACATCCAGCATCGAGGTCTCGTCGCCATAGGCGATGATCCGGTGATTATCGAGATCCTGCGGCGTGCGCGGCATGCCATAGGCCTTCAG is a window from the Hyphomonas sp. genome containing:
- a CDS encoding Dps family protein; the protein is MPVDIGLNDDARNTSADALRVLLAETYALYSKTHGYHWNVTGPRFNALHTMFETQYNELWLALDEIAERIRALGHFAPSSAGEMVDRATIKPDNGIPDADTMVENLVKGHEAVSRAAKAGLKIAEDNGDAVTADLMTQRAAIAEKTAWMLRANL